The following are encoded together in the Oceanobacillus zhaokaii genome:
- a CDS encoding DUF4179 domain-containing protein, which yields MDRWEKELKSKVNRTMPTVVDERIQESLNQLPRKRRPHIFSYVAIAIIASILFIVSASLISPTVADTIKSVPVIGSIFSMIGDISEQKGSEKELTTLLGEEIEVGGQTIIFTESLYDGSTIHIGYLIESETVDGVFGEEFFYNLQLTIDGKSLTYGYGMGQRGDFLENGDYAGIFTIDIDKDELPGDQFMLGIHSRYENKDWEIALPIVLQGENQSFLVNQTKGMKDLVMHYDKITFFPTSTEIDFRVVMDEDISDKYMNMDYQVVDNDGRILQPLSGGGDGGNENGQILWTFKHYFEPLENVPKSLTVKPFLYNTEETELEIVREKWEGKEITLSQGEIGQVKILDVVKKDDVATITLETDGTDAYQQANNVWIEDQDGTGYFNDQAPKLVDGTNNKYQITAKLEGGVIDELYFSTSKLHAPNFLEELEVTIDLTGVEEEK from the coding sequence ATGGACAGATGGGAAAAAGAATTAAAAAGTAAAGTTAACCGAACGATGCCTACCGTTGTTGATGAGCGGATACAAGAATCATTAAACCAACTGCCAAGAAAAAGACGACCTCATATTTTTTCTTATGTAGCTATAGCCATCATAGCAAGTATACTTTTTATTGTTAGTGCATCATTAATCTCTCCAACGGTAGCTGATACAATAAAATCAGTTCCTGTTATTGGATCTATATTCAGCATGATTGGAGATATTAGTGAGCAAAAAGGTAGTGAGAAGGAGCTCACCACTTTATTAGGGGAAGAAATAGAGGTAGGAGGGCAGACGATTATTTTTACCGAAAGTTTATATGACGGCTCAACCATTCATATTGGCTATCTCATAGAATCGGAAACAGTTGATGGAGTGTTTGGAGAGGAATTCTTTTATAATTTACAATTAACAATCGATGGAAAAAGCCTTACTTATGGTTATGGAATGGGACAAAGAGGAGATTTCTTAGAAAATGGAGACTATGCAGGTATCTTTACAATCGATATTGATAAGGATGAGCTTCCGGGGGATCAATTTATGCTTGGGATACATTCAAGGTATGAAAATAAAGATTGGGAAATAGCGCTGCCAATTGTATTGCAAGGTGAAAATCAATCATTTCTTGTGAATCAAACAAAAGGAATGAAAGATTTAGTTATGCATTATGATAAGATAACCTTCTTTCCGACTAGTACGGAAATAGATTTTCGTGTAGTAATGGATGAGGATATTAGTGATAAATACATGAATATGGATTATCAAGTTGTTGATAATGACGGACGTATTCTTCAGCCGCTTAGTGGCGGTGGAGATGGTGGAAATGAGAATGGGCAAATTTTATGGACATTTAAACATTACTTTGAACCGTTAGAAAATGTTCCTAAATCATTAACTGTGAAACCATTTCTATATAATACAGAAGAAACTGAGCTGGAGATTGTAAGAGAAAAATGGGAAGGCAAAGAAATCACGCTCTCTCAAGGTGAAATTGGTCAGGTGAAAATTCTGGATGTAGTAAAGAAAGATGATGTCGCTACTATCACTTTAGAAACAGATGGTACCGATGCCTATCAGCAAGCTAATAATGTTTGGATAGAAGATCAAGATGGAACGGGATATTTCAATGATCAAGCGCCTAAACTGGTGGATGGAACAAACAATAAATACCAAATTACAGCTAAGTTAGAGGGAGGCGTCATAGACGAATTGTATTTTTCTACATCGAAACTGCATGCTCCAAACTTTTTAGAGGAGCTTGAGGTGACGATTGATTTAACTGGAGTTGAAGAAGAAAAATAG
- a CDS encoding sigma-70 family RNA polymerase sigma factor yields MNIVKEVKKAQKGNVTAFETLIVTHNVIMYRVAKTILSRDEDCADAIQEAILKAFQNIRTLRESAYFKTWLCRIIINECNQIHRQRKNLISMEEWVEPSAEEVGYEQFELEQILDALPVEQSQLLKMFHIEDISVFDLALIFEVPENTIKTRLRRAREKMRDILLKKEEGIKWTDGKKN; encoded by the coding sequence TTGAATATTGTTAAAGAGGTGAAAAAGGCTCAGAAGGGAAACGTTACCGCTTTTGAAACCCTAATTGTTACCCACAACGTCATAATGTATAGGGTAGCTAAAACAATCCTAAGTCGGGATGAGGATTGTGCGGATGCCATTCAAGAAGCTATTTTAAAAGCGTTCCAAAACATTCGTACATTACGTGAGTCTGCTTATTTTAAGACATGGCTATGTCGGATTATTATCAATGAATGTAATCAAATTCATCGGCAAAGGAAGAATCTGATTTCCATGGAAGAATGGGTGGAGCCTTCAGCGGAGGAAGTTGGTTATGAACAATTTGAACTTGAACAAATACTAGATGCCTTGCCAGTGGAACAATCACAATTACTAAAAATGTTTCATATTGAGGATATTTCCGTTTTTGATTTGGCATTAATATTTGAAGTGCCTGAGAACACTATAAAGACAAGGCTTAGAAGGGCACGTGAAAAAATGCGGGATATACTGCTGAAAAAGGAGGAGGGGATCAAATGGACAGATGGGAAAAAGAATTAA